The following are encoded in a window of Staphylococcus piscifermentans genomic DNA:
- the nhaC gene encoding Na+/H+ antiporter NhaC: MKRKPTLLEAASTIIVMMILVIVGFVVFGIPVQPLLILSAAYAAVIAWRVGLRWKDLEEGITERLGTAMPTIYIILCVGIIVGTWMYSGTVPALIYYGLKLLNPNYFLVSAFIISAITSMATGTAWGSASTAGIALIAIAHQLNIDAGMAAGAIIAGAVFGDKLSPLSDTTNLAAMVTNVNIFSHIKAMLWTTIPASLVGIVVWFFAGMSHKSGADKSQINALLHQIEGVYHLNLSVWIPAIVIITCLLFRFSTVPAMLVSSVAAILVGAFNHHFKLADGFKAAFDGFKPDMITHNIHLNEKASTLLAQGGMMSMTQVIVTIFCGYAFAGIVEKSGCLTVMLDTIKDKVRSPGTLILVTIVSGLIMVLAAGVASVVIIVVGMLLYDMYDEMHLSRTNLSRTLEDSGTMIIPLIPWGTSGIYYTQQLGVDVYSYFIWTVPCYLCIVFALFYAFTGWTIKKVKSPEETHYTQHG, translated from the coding sequence ATGAAGCGAAAACCAACTTTATTAGAAGCGGCTTCTACTATCATTGTAATGATGATTCTGGTAATTGTAGGATTTGTAGTCTTTGGTATTCCAGTACAACCGCTTCTCATCTTATCAGCTGCCTATGCAGCCGTCATCGCATGGCGAGTAGGCTTGCGTTGGAAAGACTTAGAAGAAGGCATTACTGAAAGATTAGGGACAGCTATGCCTACCATTTATATTATTTTATGTGTAGGGATTATCGTAGGAACATGGATGTATTCCGGTACTGTACCGGCTTTAATCTATTATGGATTAAAATTATTGAATCCGAATTACTTCTTAGTTTCAGCATTTATTATTTCCGCTATTACATCAATGGCAACAGGGACAGCATGGGGATCTGCTTCTACAGCAGGGATTGCATTAATTGCGATTGCCCATCAATTAAATATTGATGCAGGGATGGCAGCTGGTGCAATCATTGCTGGGGCAGTATTCGGAGACAAATTATCACCGTTATCAGATACAACAAACTTAGCGGCTATGGTAACTAACGTCAATATTTTCTCGCATATCAAAGCGATGCTCTGGACCACGATACCTGCTTCATTAGTAGGGATTGTAGTGTGGTTCTTTGCAGGAATGAGTCATAAATCAGGTGCAGATAAAAGTCAAATCAATGCTTTGTTACATCAAATTGAAGGCGTTTATCACTTGAATTTGAGTGTTTGGATTCCAGCTATCGTGATTATCACTTGTCTATTGTTCCGCTTCTCTACTGTGCCGGCGATGTTAGTATCAAGCGTTGCAGCGATACTTGTGGGCGCATTTAACCATCATTTCAAACTTGCTGACGGCTTTAAAGCAGCATTTGATGGGTTTAAACCAGATATGATTACCCATAATATTCATCTAAATGAAAAAGCATCTACATTACTCGCACAAGGCGGTATGATGAGCATGACACAAGTTATTGTGACGATTTTCTGTGGTTATGCTTTTGCTGGTATAGTTGAAAAGTCAGGTTGTTTAACTGTTATGTTAGATACCATCAAAGATAAAGTGAGATCACCAGGTACTTTAATCTTAGTTACAATTGTTTCTGGTTTAATTATGGTATTGGCTGCTGGCGTTGCTTCCGTAGTAATTATCGTAGTAGGGATGCTGCTTTATGATATGTATGATGAAATGCACTTATCAAGAACTAATCTTTCACGAACACTTGAAGATTCAGGTACAATGATTATTCCATTAATTCCGTGGGGAACTTCCGGCATTTATTATACGCAACAATTAGGAGTAGATGTTTATTCTTACTTCATTTGGACAGTACCATGTTACTTATGTATCGTATTTGCTTTATTCTATGCCTTTACGGGCTGGACAATCAAAAAAGTGAAATCTCCAGAAGAAACACATTATACGCAGCATGGCTAA